TGGCTCCGGCGTGCTGGGGAGAGTCTGAAAAAATGGCAGGGACGACCGGTgtgtagaagaaaaataatccgGGGGGGAAGTTTGGGCTCAaagggaagaagagaaaaaaatgagcgGCTGTTTGGGGGCAGGGGCTGTTTGGCTGGTttcgaaagaagaaaaaaaaaaatgtcaagggtaGGGGGCGGTTGCcttgagaaaaatgaaaatggccAAAAGAGAGATGACGAGGAGATGGGAAAAAGGCTGTGGCTGTTGGCAAGCCAGCCGGGGAAGaggaagatggaaaaaaaattcaggggGGGGAGGCTAGCGGCTGCCTTTCGGTGAGGGAGAGAAAAAGCTAAGCTTTTAGGGTTTCAGCTGCCTCTccctcaaatttcaaaattgccctCATGTATCAAAAATTGCCCCCCCCCtttgtaagtgttggaaaccagtatttataggcaaaaaatattgccaagttttcaaaattggtcccttaactttcttttttgtaaaatttgatttttcttgtttttttgtatttttttgaaaacgagcaatatcaacgtcgactcgatgaggaaaatcaatgattttaaaaacgacgcgtgaaaagtcgaacgcgtttgaaaatcttttgagaaattaaattctttttaaacgacgttgaaaatgctaaaatgacgaaaatatattaaaaaacatattttttggattttctttgtttttctctatttttggattttttaaaaatatataaaaaacatgggtcaaaaattgggtagcaacattgATATGTAAAATTTAGACATGGCTGGATatataagaattattttatgcttaattAAGATTCATactttatattaacaaaaaaaaaaaaacctaaatttagTAGCAATTTCTTAAGTTTCCTACAactattttgacaaaaatgcCAGAAGATACATGAATCAGCTTTGTAGTAACGTTTATCTAACTGCAGTGAAAATgatatcaattttaatggtaAATTTGAAAATCTTTACTGGCATTGgatccttaaatttttaaaggtttaacttggttgttaatttgttttttctcatgtTGCTAATCACGGTTATAGTCTTAATTAAGAGaagttgtaagaaaaaaatatttttttttttttttgaaagaaatcgACATATTGAAGGGACTACCAGAAGATAGTCAAAagcaaaatacaagaaaaaaaacaaagaaaaaacagaataatacaaaaataaaaaacagacaataaaaaataaaaaaccaacaattacagatcagaaaaaaaaatattaggattaAACCAGCTGATACaccatttttaaaatcttgatttaataTTGTTATATCAACCTATAATATCTAACAACTtcaactcaactcaactcaactACAAAGGTAAAAAGTTATAACAAAATCAACATTTCTGTTCTTTATGATCTCGAGAAAGATTGAAAATGATAGAGATTAAATGATAGGAAGGAATCTTGAAATGCTAAGAAGATGGCTAATATTCCTGTGATATATATCAGGCttcattacaaaataatttacaataaaaaaaaggatcaaggGCACCGAATAATCTTATCAATGCGCAAACCCGCAAATTTGAAGGGATTTCACTCTCTTTTACCGCTTCAATAGTTTCTTAATCAGTACTGCTCCAATCTagatagttttaaaacttgacatTAGAGcctttgttattaatatttttagtttgatcaTAAATATACTCtctttaaatggaaaaaaacaaaaatatacagGGAATAGTTCACATGTTTACATCGTGAAATGAACTGCAAAATAATGTACGTCCAGCACAGCTAACCCAAAGCTCTACCCAGCAAACTTTCAGACTATACCGTCGCGTAATGacagaaataattaatagatgATCAATGGACCAAAAGCAAGATCCTAGCCATGCCTGGCTGTGAACCCCATATCATCCATCCCTATATTTTCCTTCAAATATCAAATGAaggaatataataaaagaaagatatgTTGATAACCCATAAGAGCCAAGAGCAAGagatatactttttatttttatttttttggatttaagaaAACCTATctcttgaaaaacatattttataaatcTAGATAAACAATTAAAACTCCAATTATCTCATATTCTTATAAAAAGTATATATCTTTACTTGAACTTGAAACCTAATGGGCAGATCAAGAGATATACACTGCGACGTGCGAAGAAGAAAAGCAAGTGGCTAAAAAAACAGGGAAAATGGacagaaaaatatgaaattgaaggaAACGAACAAAGAAAGAGCCATATGGAAATCTGTCAGAGCACTGACTAGTGACTAGGGCTCTGAAATTAACTAAACAAGTTCACGGATTGGACTGAACCACAGTCACGGATGGGGCATTGAAGTTTGCAAAGGACCTACAACGTTCCAAATTCTCCTATTTCGTTTCACAAAACAAAGTCTCTTGGATTTCTCgctgttagattttttttataataaattagcACAAcccaaaaaacatttaaaaaaatagcataagtTTATCGATTACGCTGTTGTTAGCAACGACACAGTTTAAGTAAGTTGAGTTGTTACCCACAATTTAATGGATTGTGTTATTCTCATATTATCATAACTATGAagttctattttttcaaatattgttttatgttAGTCTGtgaaaacagttttttttttgcacattgatattttttttaaaaaatctccataatattatatatttttgtacacAAATTGATGTTATATGCCTAGTTTTCACTTTCATATCATAAATGAACAGTCACGGGTTGGTCATAGATTCATCTATATAAACTTAGGATCACACCCCTTCACAAAAAACCCAAGTACAATTAGCAGTGTAACCTTCCAAGGAACCCCAAGTCATGGGTTCTAAATTTGCAGCCATGCTTTTCATCTTCATGATCTTCATGGCAATATCCTTGCCACCCATTTATGCTTGCACTCCTTGCACTCAACCACATCCACCATCATACCCTCACCCTCCAACCCGCCCAACCCGCCCTATAGTTCCTCACCCAAAACCACCAACCACGAAGCATCCACCGCATCATGGAGGCCACTCACCCTCCAAGAAACCACCATTGCCACCAGTAGTACTACCACCAATTATAATAAATCCCCCGCCAGTGATAACACCTCCAGTAATAGCACCACCTATAACAAACCCTCCTGTGATAACACCACCACCTTCTTCAAGCTACCCTCCATATCCACCCGGTTCTGGTGGTCCTCCATTTGGAGGAGGTGGtggcggaggaggaggaggaggtggaggtggaggtggaggtggcgGGGGTGGCAGCATTCCAGGGGTTAATCCTCCTCCAACAACCCAACCAACTTGTCCAATCAATGCATTAAAACTAGGGGCTTGCGTTGATGTGCTAGGAGGCTTGGTGCATGTTGGATTAGGGAACCCGGTTGAGAATGTTTGCTGTCCTGTGCTTAAAGGATTGCTAGAGCTTGAAGCAGCTATTTGTCTTTGCACTAGTATAAGGCTTAAGCTCCTTAACCTCACCATTTACATTCCTCTAGCTCTTCAAGTGCTGATAACTTGTGGACAGACCCCCCCTCCTGGTTTTGTATGCCCACCTCTGTGAAATTATTGTAGTTGGTCATTATAAAATAAGGTCATTTCAGGATTGTGAGGTAAAATGGTCCTGAAATGTTCTGTGTTTAGGTTTCTGCATGTTAGTCTTGTGAACTCGATCTAGGGTTTGGTTCTTCTCCGTGTTTGAAGATTTTTAATTACGTGTAATTTATTGACCATGGAAGCTCTCCCTGCCAAACATAAACATGCAGTCTATGTTTATGCATGCACGTATATGTATGGGTAGAACAAAAAAATTGGTCATCTCGTAAATGTAGACTTCTTTTTTCCCAGCATAATTCAATGACTTCTTTTATTAGCTATTGAAAAAATTGTAGCAGTATATGGAATTATTGCAGCTTTTGCAAAAGACTACACATATGGGCCCCAAGCTATTCTTTTTCGGCCATGCTCCCTGTAAAATAATCGGATCATTCtaccaccatttttttttaagtgtattaAGTTTACGCAAGAGTTCTGAGAATGTATTCTCACGCCTTTAGTTTCAGTTGACAACATGAGTGCTGCTCCTTcgagaataagaaaaaattatcttaacttaatatcttaaattattaaataaaatttcaagatattatttatattattctctatcaTATCTTTTCAAGTGAAAACCCTTTAAGATTGACATTTGTACAGGTTTACGTtaccttttatttaatttttatcaaataaatagaaataatgaGATTTAAACTGGTAACTATTTAGTCATCAAGattaataccatgtcaaagagcTATCTCAACTTAATAACTTAATTAACCTTTTAAGTGAGatctcaatatataatttatattattctctaacaagtAGGGTCTTTTATATGGTGTCTAGTCTGAAATTTCATCATGATATTTTGTGACCCGTGAGAGTAAAACTAGGGTCATATTTGGAACGAGTACTTTTATGTAGGTTTGAGTTAATCATCCGGATTAATCACtccaaaaatcaacaatatatgCTTTGTACGCAGAATTGGCTTCTTTAATTTACTCTTAGATCAGTGAATTCCAttcatttattaagaaaatgcaTACATATAAAATGCCCAgatcattaatattaatcatCGGTCAAAGTTTTCACACAACGGCCAGATTAACATTATGGTTTTTGTATATAGAAAAATACCATAATTATTGGTCAATTAGATATATGTAACATTTTGAATAAGTTTAAAAACTTTGAGGCATAATTCCTATCTAAAGAAAAGGCCCAGCCACACAAATGTttaccattatatatataaaaaaagaaagtaagaaaGGAGTTTATAGAAGTATTTTATgatgaaaatttgaaataaaattagtatataACAAAGAGAAAAGATAAGTTTATATAATTGGATTTATCTTGCATGTGGGAAGAGAAACATAATAGTGCTGGAAGATTTCTTTGCTGTCATGAATCTTAAACATATATGATTAtatgttaaagaattattttaatataaaaatttaaatattaagttaagattgttattcaataaatattttattaaagttttgatgGCTAAATACTCgtgagttttaaattttatttaataactaaagtttttagttaatatgtttattttacatTGTATACATGTAAGACGAccttatatcaaaattattccGTGCATCTTgtatttgttcttgattaagTTCCATCATTTTCATACTAatctatgaaaaagaaaaatcacatttCTTTCTTGGAATCTTATCAATGGTGACTCATTACTGCAAGCTATGTAAGTAGAGACGTGGCATTGCATGCGTACTTCATATATAGCAATATAATTAACCGCATAAGTAActgttcaaaatattttattcaccGACTGAAAAGCTGGAGAGCACTGAGGATTCTTCACGGGAATGAAATTTGTGGACTTAATATTCATCAAGAACAAGTGTATTATTGATTTCTTAAATGGGTTGATGTTATAACaaacagatatatatatatatagcagttCAAATGACATGTCGCTTTCGCATCATCATGTCTCAAGAACATATAGAAACAAGTATTCAACAAGTTTAGGATGACCATCATCATTAATTCTTGAACAATAAGCATGTTGGAGAGTTTCAATCAAGAAACTAATATGGAATCTTTGCCCTTTCGTGTAGCCGAGAAGTCGAATATGATGATATGAAATATTGACAGTTTTTCTTTCTGCCATGTGATCGAGATACGCGTTTTCCTTGATATATGGTATTGATGTTGaacaaatattcttaaattgttttaatttactgatattaaaaataatatattttagagtaaaaaataatttaaaaaacagtataattttcaattcaCGAGCTGTGGAGTTGCGGTTGACATTAAATGTCTTGGTGCAATTAATAGATGAAAGATCTAATTAAAGAGGATACTGTCTGTAGCAGTTACTTTGACAAGTAGCATGCAGCACTCCAAGTAAAAGACAACACTTTTGGAAGATAAAGACATTCATGCTGTGGCCATCCCGCCATCCAAATGGTGGATTCATGTTCAATTATTGTCGAcgatttaaattaattctgaTTTTGTTCTATTAatcatgttcttttttattgctaattTATTACGCACTGATCATTTGATTAACTATCGAAATACGTTAATGAATGAaggaaaactggaaaaaaaaaaaaaaaacccattgatTTTGCACCGAAATTTGCGATCAAAATACTTTCGGTCACACACGTGTTTTctcaaattttcattttttttttttgtgaccgCGTATGAGATCGTAAATTACACGGTCACAAAATTTCgatcgtgattttttttttttatgatagaatTTTTTGACCAAGTTTTGATAGATTTTTGACTAAACATTGCAGTCACAAATCTATCAAAAActtgtgaaattttaaaaatctcaatatcttttttatccctgtcatctataatttttatctcttgttttttaatatattttttaaaaaataaaaaattataaaaatttccaaatgaaaaactattttgacacaattcagttaattttttgtcatttcatgatttttcaaccattttgcttatcatattttttattgatggattttcaaaaaaatcaaaaaatttgataaagaaaataaaatcaaagaaaaaaaaattgagtgatCATTGTGATAATTGAGGAAGGGGTGGAACTACCAGAAAATTCACAAATACAAACATAAACATCAATGGAATATTTTCGTCAGTAGATTGCGGTGAGTTTTTTTGACTAAATATGTCCTCGCAGTATCTGTCGGTAAATACCGATAAAAATATTTCCTCAATATAGAACTAGAGAATTACAGTGGGaaaagaatgaataaaaaaataaacaaaaaagtatGATgacatgatgaaaaaaaaatataccaatgggattacaaacaaaattaccgacggatttaaacTCGTCGATTAAATTCGTCAGTAAATccttcattaatatttaatttatgacctgACGAACGACCCTCCTAGCTCTCTCCATCCCTCAATTTTTTCCCATCATTTTTCTCTGCAACAAACATCATAAACCCcccctaatttttttgttttatcacaAATCAACCTTCCACTACAAATCCAGCCATCTCAACACTCAGTTTGTCAGCATCTCTGTcctgatttaaattttattgagaattctccacttcaaataaacaaaactatccattttttattttaacttgattttaaaatattaatttctattgaatatttttatagtatatatattttgtttgagtgTTTACTTACCATTTTCCCATGGAAATTTATTAtatgaatgtatgatttgtCCATGTTagagtttgttttagattttataaaattatatttgtttgtaaattgatgaaatttaatttgaatttgtgacttaggtgttttgttatgaaataaataataatttatttaacatgtttgttttatattttgtcaattttattgttaagttaaGATTTTTGGTAAAtgtattgaaatttaaatttatatagataattgataatgaattagtTGTACTTTACCGAAGGaaacaccaacaaaaaaattaaatattaatttttaattttccaaagGTAAAGACATCTGTGATAAATGacaagtttttgaattttttttataaagctaAGAATTTCAATTAGACTTCACAGAAGGATACACCaatgaaaagaattaaaaatattaatatttaattgattgttaATAAAACCATCGATAAAATaaccttaaattaaaatattagaatcTCTAAAATCAGAACAGACAAATacatctctttttctctctctttctctgcaGCATTAACTCTGTTTATCCCAcatcttcatctttctttctcttctctctctctttctctcctaaCCCATTCTCTTTTTCTTAATGCATAAGATGTCTTTTCctttgttcttcttttcttcttctcttgttgTTTAATGATTAGTTCAATTTCTATTTCTCTTCACAGGCTCGCTCGAGAAAACTCAACATTAAGATaaaattcttctttttccttttttgttttgcatttttttatattttttgtttattagtaattgtataaatgttattgggaattgtttttaaatctttCTATTCTTTAATGATTGTATATGGATTGTTGGaatctttttaattagttttttaattttatgttttttaatgattgtatatagattgttgttttttttttaaagttttatgatatttaatgattttatatatgttgttggaattttttttatttttttgaattttctattctttaatgattatatatagattgttataattttttaatgtatttttggaTCCAATTGATAAATCAATTTATCATTAAATCTATagagatgtaaaaataaaaaaacattgacaagCTCTTAAACCAAAACCATTTCACTTATTAGTTTATGATAAATTGTCTTCAGCACctctaattaaattattctttgTGTATGTAAAGTTATTGCTCTAAGCTTTTAATCATAGTGTAATACTGTGGAGAATAAGCTCCTACATATCATCCTCAAACATCAGCTTGTTTCTTGTAGTCCAAACCCCTTAAAATAtcatatgataatattattaaaatattacaccgaaacttatttttatcatatcatattattaactgattattatttgatttattctaTTTAACATGTATTTAGAGATATCAAACCAGTTTTGAAATTGTTGCCACAGTCTTC
This region of Populus alba chromosome 3, ASM523922v2, whole genome shotgun sequence genomic DNA includes:
- the LOC118028595 gene encoding uncharacterized protein: MGSKFAAMLFIFMIFMAISLPPIYACTPCTQPHPPSYPHPPTRPTRPIVPHPKPPTTKHPPHHGGHSPSKKPPLPPVVLPPIIINPPPVITPPVIAPPITNPPVITPPPSSSYPPYPPGSGGPPFGGGGGGGGGGGGGGGGGGGGGSIPGVNPPPTTQPTCPINALKLGACVDVLGGLVHVGLGNPVENVCCPVLKGLLELEAAICLCTSIRLKLLNLTIYIPLALQVLITCGQTPPPGFVCPPL